A single window of Watersipora subatra chromosome 9, tzWatSuba1.1, whole genome shotgun sequence DNA harbors:
- the LOC137404371 gene encoding mitochondrial ribonuclease P protein 1 homolog: MRNVPDQILLRIFQPTTFYEREDVIDNIISRTKFKKIQPTPERKNPTHTAAKESKAINSDTIISCTKLDNIRPTPELKNLTHAAAKESKTIYSDPTNTFLQWQRSKDTMIYYKQRAIHAMRYGQPLIIDCDYEGLMAGRALTSYTRQITTIIHHNYLASNPFAIHLCNVSESSALFGSQNLTGADLDKEIAVVSDQCFTKVVDKQDLVILSPDAPLYMEEYDPRKVYVIGGLVDLAENPPVTVSKAEALGIECRCLPLDVFMTWEGGQNKRLTLPSVFKLLRHLSQHRDWDAAIKYALPSRYQGGKQRVDNQR; encoded by the exons ATGAGGAATGTTCCAGACCAAATTCTTCTTAGAATATTTCAACCCACAACATTTTACGAAAG AGAAGATGTCATAGATAATATTATCTCCcgtacaaaatttaaaaaaatccaGCCCACACCTGAGCGAAAGAATCCCACCCATACTGCAGCAAAAGAAAGTAAAGCCATAAATTCAGATACTATCATCTCGTGTACAAAATTAGATAACATCCGGCCCACACCTGAGCTAAAGAATCTCACCCACGCTGCAGCAAAAGAAAGCAAAACCATCTATTCAGATCCTACCAATACATTTTTACAA TGGCAGAGATCTAAGGACACAATGATTTACTACAAGCAAAGAGCGATTCACGCAATGCGCTATGGCCAACCTTTAATCATAGACTGTGATTATGAAGGGCTCATGGCTGGCCGAGCCTTGACTTCATACACTCGTCAGATCACTACAATAATTCACCATAATTATTTAGCCAGCAATCCTTTTGCTATCCACCTGT GCAATGTGTCGGAGTCGTCAGCTCTCTTTGGCTCTCAAAATCTTACTGGAGCAGACCTTGATAAAGAGATAGCAGTTGTGAGTGATCAGTGCTTCACCAAGGTGGTTGACAAGCAGGATCTGGTTATCCTGAGTCCTGATGCTCCGCTTTATATGGAGGAATATGATCCTAGGAAGGTCTATGTCATTGGAG GTCTGGTTGATCTTGCTGAAAACCCTCCAGTAACTGTCTCCAAGGCCGAAGCTTTAGGTATCGAATGTCGCTGCCTGCCGCTTGATGTCTTTATGAC CTGGGAGGGAGGACAGAACAAGAGACTCACCCTTCCATCCGTATTTAAGCTCCTGAGGCATCTCTCTCAGCATCGTGACTGGGATGCTGCCATCAAGTATGCGCTGCCTAGCAGGTACCAAGGAGGAAAACAGAGGGTAGATAACCAGAGATGA
- the LOC137405495 gene encoding D-2-hydroxyglutarate dehydrogenase, mitochondrial-like, producing the protein MAALVKQLLKANRTSHAFYSTNVALTTSRYPGLKRKEFGVVVDKDVKFFENIVGAPNVIRSDLDGYNTDWLRTVRGESETVLRPGCVEEVSALVKYCYERNLAICPQGGNTGLVGGSVPVFDEVILSTERLNKIKSIDPTAGILQCEAGCVLETLDEELSKHDLMMPLDLGAKGSCHIGGNLSTNAGGIRLLRYGSLHGNTLGLEVVLANGEILDNMNPLIKDNTGYDLKHLFIGAEGTLGLITAATIKCPTRPSSINAAMIGVEKFETCLKVLSLTKKYVGEILSGFEFMDLATRQVVCDNLGLSYPLAEFPYYLLIETSGSDEEHDKAKLDTLLEHLMGNELIADGTVARDVTQRKHMWTLRETAAEALLHDGYCYKYDISLPQPVWYDLVREMRTRIEGSAALRCIGYGHLGDGNLHLNITSAEYDQHVMDLIEPFLYDWTSAHNGSISAEHGLGFKKKQYIYHSKSKEMVNLMKVLKQTLDPKGILNPYKYLPEG; encoded by the exons ATGGCTGCACTTGTTAAGCAGTTGTTAAAAGCAAATAGAACGTCTCATGCCTTCTATTCAACAAATGTGGCCCTGACAACTAGCCGCTATCCTGGCCTTAAAAGGAAAGAGTTTGGAGTGGTTGTTGACAAGGATGTGAAATTCTTTGAGAATATAGTTGGCGCTCCCAATGTTATCAGATCTGACTTAGATGGTTACAACACAGACTGGCTACGAACTGTTCGAG GAGAGAGTGAGACTGTTCTAAGGCCAGGCTGTGTGGAAGAAGTATCGGCTCTGGTCAAATATTGCTACGAGCGTAACCTGGCTATCTGCCCCCAGGGTGGCAACACAG GGCTGGTAGGAGGCAGCGTACCCGTATTTGATGAGGTCATCCTGTCGACAGAGCGACTCAACAAGATAAAAAGCATAGATCCAACTGCAG GAATTCTTCAATGCGAAGCTGGCTGTGTCTTGGAGACCCTTGATGAGGAACTGTCTAAGCATGACCTCATGATGCCCCTTGACCTTGGGGCTAAGGGTAGCTGCCATATTGGTGGAAATCTCTCCACTAACGCTGGTGGGATTCGTTTGCTAAGATACGGTTCCTTACATGGCAACACATTAGGTCTTGAGGTG GTGCTAGCTAATGGAGAAATACTAGACAATATGAACCCTCTAATCAAGGACAACACAGGATATGACCTCAAACATCTATTCATTGGTGCTGAAGGCACTTTGGGATTGATTACAGCTGCAACTATAAAGTGCCCGACTAGACCTAGCTCCATCAATGCTGCAATGATTG GTGTCGAAAAGTTTGAGACATGCCTCAAGGTTCTCTCACTCACAAAGAAGTATGTAGGAGAGATTCTCTCAGGCTTTGAATTTATGGATTTAGCTACGCGTCAAGTTGTCTGTGATAACCTTGGCCTCAGCTACCCCTTGGCCGAGTTTCCTTACTACCTGCTTATTGAGACCTCGG GATCTGACGAAGAGCATGACAAAGCGAAATTGGACACATTGCTGGAACATTTGATGGGAAATGAGCTGATAGCAGACGGGACGGTAGCCAGAGACGTTACACAGCGTAAA CACATGTGGACTCTGAGGGAAACGGCAGCGGAGGCTCTGCTTCATGATGGCTATTGCTATAAGTATGATATCTCCTTGCCACAGCCTGTCTGGTATGACCTTGTCAGGGAGATGAGGACGAGAATAGAAGGGAGTGCGGCCTTAAGATGTATTGGCTATGGCCATTTAGGAGACG gtAACCTTCACCTCAATATAACTAGCGCAGAATATGACCAGCATGTTATGGATCTGATAGAGCCATTCCTCTACGACTGGACCTCTGCCCATAACGGTAGCATAAGCGCAGAGCATGGGCTAG GTTTTAAGAAAAAGCAATACATCTATCATAGCAAGAGCAAGGAGATGGTCAACCTgatgaaagttttaaaacagaCCCTTGACCCTAAAGGAATACTCAACCCCTATAAGTATCTACCAGAGGGATAA
- the LOC137405496 gene encoding GATOR1 complex protein NPRL2-like codes for MPHSQVKIQSIFFCWFDERKGPQIFIQVPEGSECVNDAAFHSIQNYLIPREELQQKLITVKAFGHKILGCPVHIKNSNYSRNAFIFNVCFVFKPNANTKCYERVLKKLVQYFTVLEMESNYLSRLSPNIYEEPPAEKKFFTSLREVLSQVMERLNSTGCCAIPIDEANTIHLKLVPIYDTPLHIVDHDVPILTVKLSEFHSLQWDLTTQQVLPHIDGFKHVALVAAEAGKDVQLVKTLLENLLYFQLIKIIPIFQYSNVYMITADIQRLYKSKDLQAKALQAVKLPNKPEPTFDDVLKIYSCFTHGTMMTVKNVCLRLCPQTEMRIDVKKLIQFGVVNGLLRRIHKYPVRTSDTYYAPETAVGTPYLRYCDGLNSYDEICCALGITYEELDKNIEENPTIHICWK; via the coding sequence ATGCCCCATTCACAAGTAAAAATTCAAAGCATTTTCTTTTGTTGGTTTGATGAGAGAAAAGGTCCACAGATTTTCATTCAGGTGCCGGAAGGAAGTGAATGTGTGAATGATGCTGCATTTCATTCTATTCAAAACTATCTCATTCCACGAGAAGAGCTGCAGCAAAAGCTCATAACTGTTAAAGCATTTGGCCACAAGATTCTCGGCTGCCCAGTTCATATCAAAAACAGCAACTACTCACGTAATGCTTTTATCTTTAACGTCTGCTTCGTCTTCAAACCTAATGCCAACACTAAATGCTATGAAAGGGTACTAAAAAAGCTGGTGCAGTACTTTACAGTGTTGGAGATGGAGTCTAACTATCTAAGCAGATTGTCCCCAAATATTTATGAGGAGCCGCCAGCAGAAAAGAAGTTCTTCACATCCCTCAGAGAAGTATTAAGTCAGGTTATGGAAAGGTTAAATTCTACGGGCTGCTGCGCCATTCCAATAGATGAGGCAAACACGATTCATCTTAAACTTGTCCCCATTTATGACACACCACTTCATATTGTCGACCACGATGTGCCTATACTGACAGTAAAGTTGAGCGAGTTCCATTCTCTCCAGTGGGACTTGACCACTCAACAAGTTTTGCCTCACATCGATGGCTTCAAACATGTTGCATTGGTTGCAGCCGAAGCTGGAAAAGATGTTCAACTGGTAAAGACACTTTTAGAAAACCTCTTGTACTTCCAACTCATCAAAATCATTCCCATATTTCAATATTCAAATGTCTATATGATCACCGCTGATATTCAGCGGTTGTATAAGTCAAAGGATTTGCAAGCCAAAGCGTTACAAGCCGTCAAACTTCCAAACAAACCTGAACCAACCTTCGATGATGTACTTAAGATATATTCGTGCTTCACACACGGTACCATGATGACTGTTAAAAACGTGTGCCTGCGGCTCTGTCCTCAGACTGAGATGAGGATTGACGTGAAGAAGCTGATCCAATTTGGGGTCGTGAATGGATTGCTTCGCAGAATTCACAAGTATCCGGTTCGAACTTCTGACACTTACTATGCACCTGAGACAGCCGTGGGCACTCCCTACTTGCGCTATTGCGATGGCCTCAACTCGTACGATGAGATTTGTTGCGCGCTCGGGATTACTTATGAAGAACTCGACAAAAACATTGAAGAGAATCCGACAATACATATCTGTTggaaataa